In Taeniopygia guttata chromosome Z, bTaeGut7.mat, whole genome shotgun sequence, one genomic interval encodes:
- the LOC100217918 gene encoding uncharacterized protein isoform X1 — protein sequence MERESAREPGPLSRRRAAQVAPPRQGEASGDTERSRAAPARWRKPEPAASAAPRRWRRPRRSTAREPLGRGRRRGLGLAFPWARRSPRAGIAASLGQRGRPSGGCGAVRGAAERDAARRAGGALAMSWPVPPPAGSCSASGSCWTERPTPTPPTPTAGPPSRDSFPLLNELLGALGEAQLRKRRGRTCWYCPGHAGDDAGQPAGGRAAAAARSRPQPPRPAHRLPPGARRGPLRLSGDAGGAAPGRGAPRPPRRPRPPAPRRGGGGPARSGEAVPAR from the exons atggagagagagtCCGCCCGGGAGCCCGGCCCTCTCAGTCGTCGAAGGGCTGCGCAGGTCGCTCCGCCCCGTCAGGGTGAGGCCAGCGGTGACACCGAGAGGAGCCGGGCGGCACCAGCCAGGTGGAGAAAACCAGAGCCGGCAGCCTCCGCCGCTCCTCGCAGGTGGAGGCGGCCTCGGCGAAGCACCGCGCGGGAACCTCtgggccggggccgccgccgggGGCTGGGCCTGGCGTTCCCATGGGCAAGGCGCTCCCCGCGGGCCGGGATCGCCGCCAGCCTCGGGCAGCGCGGGCGGCCGAGTGGCGGCTGCGGCGCCGTGCGGGGCGCGGCGGAGCGGGacgcggcgcggcgggcgggaggCGCGCTGGCGATGAGCTGGCCGGTGCCGCCGCCCGCGGGGTCCTGCAGcgcctcagggagctgctggacgGAGCGACCGACTCCAACGCCGCCAACTCCTACGGCAGGACCCCCATCCAG GGACTCATTCCCTTTGCTGAACGAACTGCTGGGTGCGCTAGGGGAAGCGCAGCTAAGAAAACGGCGAGGCCGAACATGTTGGTACTGCCCTGGACACGCGG GTGATGATGCTGGGCAGCCCGCGGGTGGCCGAGCTGCTGCTGCGGCACGGAGCCGACCCCAACCGCCCCGACCCGCGCACCGGCTGCCTCCCGGCGCACGACGCGGCCCGCTCCGGCTTTCTGGAGACGCTGGCGGCGCTGCACCGGGCCGGGGCGCGCCTCGACCTCCCCGACGGCCGCGGCCGCCTGCCCCTCGACGTGGCGGCGGGGGGCCCGCACGGAGCGGTGAGGCGGTACCTGCGCGCTGA
- the LOC100217918 gene encoding cyclin-dependent kinase 4 inhibitor B-like isoform X2: protein MGKALPAGRDRRQPRAARAAEWRLRRRAGRGGAGRGAAGGRRAGDELAGAAARGVLQRLRELLDGATDSNAANSYGRTPIQVMMLGSPRVAELLLRHGADPNRPDPRTGCLPAHDAARSGFLETLAALHRAGARLDLPDGRGRLPLDVAAGGPHGAVRRYLRADPPCA, encoded by the exons ATGGGCAAGGCGCTCCCCGCGGGCCGGGATCGCCGCCAGCCTCGGGCAGCGCGGGCGGCCGAGTGGCGGCTGCGGCGCCGTGCGGGGCGCGGCGGAGCGGGacgcggcgcggcgggcgggaggCGCGCTGGCGATGAGCTGGCCGGTGCCGCCGCCCGCGGGGTCCTGCAGcgcctcagggagctgctggacgGAGCGACCGACTCCAACGCCGCCAACTCCTACGGCAGGACCCCCATCCAG GTGATGATGCTGGGCAGCCCGCGGGTGGCCGAGCTGCTGCTGCGGCACGGAGCCGACCCCAACCGCCCCGACCCGCGCACCGGCTGCCTCCCGGCGCACGACGCGGCCCGCTCCGGCTTTCTGGAGACGCTGGCGGCGCTGCACCGGGCCGGGGCGCGCCTCGACCTCCCCGACGGCCGCGGCCGCCTGCCCCTCGACGTGGCGGCGGGGGGCCCGCACGGAGCGGTGAGGCGGTACCTGCGCGCTGATCCGCCCTGTGCCTAA
- the LOC100218902 gene encoding uncharacterized protein, with protein sequence MGRGWGRKAAAPLPSPPSPSALRHPHPLSPREPLALEAGMKPGCPPAVSEGPAAATLRSFCRPAGAPRPGRMRALYLSRWQPRRGGADTAAPLRWRGARSGRDGRGRRGRGCEGAVAAPEKGAGSQRRARSQPGERESQRRPCASGRRGGMEGSPRSDGDRLCSAAARGDHEEVRKLLQAGVDPNGTNAFGRTPIQVMMLGSPRVAELLLRHGADPNRPDPRTGCLPAHDAARSGFLETLAALHRAGARLDLPDGRGRLPLDVAAGGPHGAVRRYLRDPPAFLGAGGVAEKPAP encoded by the exons ATGGGGAGAGGCTGGGGGCGCAAGGCTGCCgcccccctcccctctcccccatccccatccgCTCTCCGCCACCCCCACCCCCTCTCCCCGCGAGAGCCCCTCGCACTTGAGGCGGGGATGAAACCGGGCTGCCCTCCTGCCGTGTCTGAGGGTCCGGCTGCCGCCACCCTGCGGTCCTTCTGCCGCCCTGCCGGCGCCCCTCGCCCCGGGCGGATGCGCGCACTTTACCTCAGCCGCTGGCAGCCGCGGAGAGGGGGAGCGGACACCGCAGCGCCGCTCCGCTGGAGGGGTGCCCGGAGCGGGAGGGAcgggaggggcaggagggggagggggTGCGAGGGGGCGGTCGCTGCCCCCGAGAAAGGAGCTGGCTCGCAGCGACGGGCGAGATCACAGCCAGGGGAGAGGGAAAGCCAGCGGCGGCCGTGCGCCTCAGGTCGGCGGGGGGGGATGGAGGGGTCCCCCCGGAGCGACGGCGACCGCCTGTgcagcgccgccgcccgcggggaCCACGAGGAGGTGAGGAAGCTGCTGCAAGCAGGCGTGGATCCCAACGGGACCAACGCCTTTGGGAGAACCCCGATCCAG GTGATGATGCTGGGCAGCCCGCGGGTGGCCGAGCTGCTGCTGCGGCACGGAGCCGACCCCAACCGCCCCGACCCGCGCACCGGCTGCCTCCCGGCGCACGACGCGGCCCGCTCCGGCTTTCTGGAGACGCTGGCGGCGCTGCACCGGGCCGGGGCGCGCCTCGACCTCCCCGACGGCCGCGGCCGCCTGCCCCTCGACGTGGCGGCGGGGGGCCCGCACGGAGCGGTGAGGCGGTACCTGCGCGACCCTCCGGCTTTTCTGGGAGCCGGGGGGGTCGCCGAGAAGCCTGCTCCATGA